One stretch of Microbacterium terrae DNA includes these proteins:
- a CDS encoding enoyl-CoA hydratase/isomerase family protein codes for MLSRPDARNAISQRMIDELHALCGELEDDPRTLILAGADGVFASGADIAELRSRGAADARRGINTHAFARIAALPMPVIAAVDGYALGGGAELAYAADIRIGTPRLRIGNPETGLGIIAAAGATWRLPAIVGEARAAEMLLTGRILDGAEAREWGLVSSLHDPADLLAAADALADRIAANDPLATRHTKTALHAAAHPAAELELQAELFESAEKERRMTDFLERRGR; via the coding sequence ATGCTGTCGCGCCCGGATGCGCGCAACGCGATCTCTCAGCGGATGATCGACGAGCTGCACGCACTGTGCGGCGAGCTCGAGGACGATCCCCGCACGCTCATCCTCGCCGGCGCAGACGGCGTGTTCGCCTCGGGTGCCGACATCGCCGAGCTCCGCTCCCGCGGCGCCGCAGATGCGCGCCGCGGCATCAACACCCACGCGTTCGCGCGGATCGCCGCGTTGCCGATGCCGGTCATCGCGGCCGTCGACGGGTATGCGCTCGGCGGCGGCGCCGAGCTCGCCTATGCGGCCGACATCCGCATCGGCACGCCCCGGCTGCGGATCGGCAACCCCGAGACGGGTCTCGGCATCATCGCCGCGGCCGGCGCCACATGGCGGCTCCCGGCGATCGTCGGCGAGGCGCGCGCAGCCGAGATGCTGCTCACCGGGCGCATCCTCGACGGCGCGGAGGCGCGGGAGTGGGGCCTCGTGTCGTCGCTCCACGATCCGGCCGACCTGCTCGCCGCGGCCGACGCCCTCGCCGACCGGATCGCGGCGAACGATCCGCTCGCGACGCGGCACACCAAGACCGCCCTGCACGCGGCGGCGCACCCCGCCGCAGAGCTGGAGCTGCAGGCGGAGCTGTTCGAGAGCGCGGAGAAGGAGCGACGCATGACGGACTTCCTGGAGAGGCGCGGACGATGA
- a CDS encoding TetR/AcrR family transcriptional regulator: MPTAPDTAAVPRRGRPGYDRAQVLEVAVTLFNEQGYDATSVADLAAKLGLTKSALYHHFDSKEQLLALALDQALSELEGVLDQPAAHDGTPAERLAAVLRGAVHVLVDELPAVTLLLRVRGNSDVERAALERRRAFDHRVTALVAEAQSAGQLRADVDDAVATRLVFGMVNSLVEWYRPGGAVDVDRLAHDVVALTLDGLRTR, from the coding sequence ATGCCGACCGCTCCCGACACCGCCGCCGTGCCCCGCCGCGGCCGCCCCGGCTACGACCGGGCGCAGGTGCTCGAGGTCGCGGTGACGCTGTTCAACGAGCAGGGGTACGACGCCACGTCGGTGGCCGATCTCGCCGCGAAGCTGGGGCTGACCAAGTCGGCCCTGTACCACCACTTCGACTCGAAGGAGCAGCTGCTCGCCCTCGCCCTCGATCAGGCGCTGAGCGAGCTCGAGGGTGTGCTCGACCAACCCGCCGCGCACGACGGCACCCCCGCGGAACGGCTCGCCGCGGTGCTGCGCGGCGCGGTGCACGTGCTCGTCGACGAGCTGCCTGCCGTCACCCTCCTGCTGCGGGTGCGCGGCAACAGCGACGTCGAGCGCGCGGCCCTCGAACGCCGTCGCGCCTTCGACCACCGCGTCACCGCGCTGGTCGCCGAAGCCCAGTCCGCCGGTCAGCTGCGGGCAGACGTCGACGACGCCGTCGCCACTCGCCTCGTCTTCGGCATGGTCAACTCGCTGGTCGAGTGGTATCGCCCCGGCGGCGCCGTCGACGTCGACCGGCTCGCGCACGACGTCGTCGCACTGACCCTCGACGGCCTGCGCACCCGCTGA
- a CDS encoding MFS transporter, whose amino-acid sequence MSTSPQAPGLTPTGTIASTTDRRRVVFATVVGTTVEWYDFFIYASAAGLVFGQLFFAPLGANSILISFATVGVSFLFRPLGAFLAGHFGDKYGRKVVLMLTLILMGAATALIGLLPTYETIGIAAPILLILLRILQGVSAGGEWGGAVLMAVEHAPKTRRGAFGASPQIGVPLGLLLASGVMAIMAMIAPGDAFLEWGWRVPFLLSVVLILVGWYVRRRVEESPVFAELAERKEKARMPIVQLFRKHALLVLIAALVFAGNNAVGYMTTGGYIQNYSTNPDGPLGLERGPVLWAVAGSAVVWLLSTLAAGFVSDRIGRRSTYVIGWVLQLVGVFTLFPLVNTGSVGMLFLGLAILTIGLGFTYGPQAALYSELFPASIRFSGVSISYAIGAILGGAFAPMIATALVQATGGTLAVTGYLVGMTLLGLIATLLLRDRSGIPLGPDHEDQQSVSPIYGLSKA is encoded by the coding sequence ATGAGCACATCGCCACAGGCACCCGGCCTGACGCCGACCGGCACCATCGCCAGCACGACCGACCGGCGCCGCGTCGTCTTCGCGACCGTCGTCGGCACCACCGTCGAGTGGTACGACTTCTTCATCTACGCCTCGGCCGCAGGCCTGGTGTTCGGGCAGCTGTTCTTCGCGCCGCTCGGGGCGAACAGCATCCTCATCTCGTTCGCGACCGTGGGCGTCAGCTTCCTGTTCCGGCCCCTCGGAGCCTTCCTCGCGGGGCACTTCGGCGACAAGTACGGGCGCAAGGTCGTGCTGATGCTGACCCTTATCCTGATGGGGGCTGCAACCGCCCTGATCGGCCTCCTGCCGACGTACGAGACGATCGGCATCGCGGCGCCGATCCTGCTGATCCTGCTGCGCATCCTGCAGGGAGTCTCCGCCGGAGGCGAGTGGGGTGGTGCGGTGCTCATGGCCGTCGAGCACGCGCCGAAGACCCGCCGCGGTGCCTTCGGCGCATCTCCCCAGATCGGGGTGCCGCTCGGACTCCTCCTCGCCTCGGGCGTGATGGCGATCATGGCGATGATCGCCCCGGGTGACGCCTTCCTCGAGTGGGGCTGGCGCGTGCCGTTCCTGCTGAGCGTCGTGCTGATCCTCGTCGGCTGGTACGTGCGGCGCCGCGTCGAGGAGAGCCCGGTGTTCGCCGAGCTCGCCGAGCGCAAGGAGAAGGCGCGGATGCCGATCGTCCAGCTCTTCCGCAAGCACGCGCTGCTCGTGCTCATCGCCGCGCTGGTGTTCGCCGGCAACAACGCCGTGGGGTACATGACCACCGGCGGGTACATCCAGAACTACTCGACCAACCCCGACGGCCCCCTCGGCCTCGAGCGCGGACCCGTGCTGTGGGCGGTCGCGGGCTCTGCCGTCGTCTGGCTGCTGTCGACCCTCGCCGCCGGGTTCGTCTCGGACCGCATCGGCCGCCGGTCAACGTACGTCATCGGGTGGGTCCTGCAGCTGGTCGGCGTGTTCACGCTCTTCCCGCTGGTGAACACCGGCAGCGTCGGGATGCTGTTCCTCGGGCTCGCGATCCTCACGATCGGCCTCGGGTTCACGTACGGCCCGCAGGCGGCGCTGTACTCCGAGCTGTTCCCGGCTTCGATCCGCTTCTCGGGGGTGTCGATCTCGTACGCGATCGGCGCGATCCTCGGCGGCGCGTTCGCGCCCATGATCGCGACCGCTCTCGTGCAGGCGACCGGCGGCACTCTGGCCGTCACCGGGTACCTGGTCGGGATGACGCTGCTCGGACTCATCGCGACGCTGCTCCTGCGCGATCGGTCGGGCATCCCGCTCGGACCCGACCACGAGGACCAGCAGTCGGTCAGCCCGATCTACGGTCTGTCGAAGGCCTGA
- a CDS encoding fumarylacetoacetate hydrolase family protein — translation MDETPDAAAAAAHDATAIDGADPRFAALPSRPGKIVAIHLSYASRADQRGRRPEHPSYFFKPSSSVGVSGGTVERPAGTELLAFEGEIALVIGTAARRVGIDAAWGHVAWVTASNDLGLYDLRANDKGSNVRSKGGDGFTPIGPALIDARTVDPAALRVRTWLNGELVQHDTTAGLIFPLAQLVADLSQHFTLEPGDVILTGTPAGSSVAAPGDVVEVEVDVPGGASSGRLVTTVTAGSAGFDAALGSLPAVDDTQRAEAWGSREAAGLPVAQAPDSSAAGLSPELRAKLVAVPVAALSAQLRKRGLDNVHIDGVRPLAVDVKLVGTARTLRFVPNREDLFRSHGGGYNAQKRAFDAVGAGEVIVIEARGEADSGTLGDILAIRANARGAAGVVTDGGVRDAAAVAAVGIPVFSAGSHPAVLGRKHVPWDHDLTIACGGATVQPGDVIVGDDDGVIVIPRAIVDEVVDAALAQEDEDAWIAQRVAEGHPIEGLFPMNADWRTRYAASWTSDEEEAR, via the coding sequence ATGGACGAGACGCCGGATGCCGCAGCAGCGGCAGCGCACGACGCGACAGCGATCGACGGAGCCGATCCCCGGTTCGCCGCGCTCCCGTCCCGTCCCGGAAAGATCGTCGCGATCCACCTCAGCTACGCGTCCCGCGCAGACCAGCGCGGCCGGCGGCCCGAGCATCCGTCGTACTTCTTCAAGCCGTCGAGCTCGGTCGGCGTCTCGGGCGGCACCGTCGAGCGGCCCGCCGGCACCGAGCTCCTCGCTTTCGAGGGCGAGATCGCGCTGGTGATCGGCACCGCAGCCCGCCGCGTCGGCATCGACGCCGCGTGGGGCCACGTCGCGTGGGTGACCGCATCGAACGATCTCGGCCTGTACGACCTGCGTGCCAACGACAAGGGCTCGAACGTGCGGTCAAAGGGCGGCGACGGCTTCACGCCGATCGGCCCCGCCCTGATCGACGCGCGCACGGTCGACCCGGCAGCCCTCCGCGTTCGCACGTGGCTCAACGGCGAACTCGTGCAGCACGACACCACCGCCGGTCTGATCTTCCCGCTCGCCCAGCTCGTCGCCGACCTGTCGCAGCACTTCACCCTCGAGCCCGGCGACGTGATCCTCACCGGCACCCCGGCGGGATCGTCGGTGGCCGCGCCCGGTGACGTGGTCGAGGTCGAGGTCGACGTTCCGGGCGGCGCGTCGTCGGGTCGGCTCGTGACGACGGTGACCGCCGGGTCGGCGGGGTTCGATGCCGCCCTCGGCTCGCTCCCTGCCGTCGACGACACGCAGCGCGCCGAGGCATGGGGCTCCCGCGAGGCCGCCGGCCTGCCGGTGGCGCAGGCGCCGGACTCCTCCGCGGCGGGGCTGTCGCCCGAGCTGCGGGCCAAGCTCGTGGCGGTGCCGGTCGCAGCGCTCTCGGCGCAGCTGCGCAAGCGCGGCCTCGACAACGTGCACATCGACGGCGTGCGGCCGCTCGCCGTCGATGTCAAACTCGTGGGCACGGCCCGCACCCTGCGTTTCGTGCCGAACCGCGAAGACCTGTTCCGCAGCCACGGCGGCGGCTACAACGCGCAGAAGCGCGCCTTCGACGCCGTCGGCGCGGGCGAGGTCATCGTGATCGAGGCCCGCGGCGAGGCCGACTCCGGCACGCTCGGCGACATCCTCGCGATCCGGGCGAACGCCCGGGGCGCGGCCGGTGTCGTCACCGACGGAGGGGTGCGGGATGCCGCGGCAGTCGCCGCGGTCGGCATCCCGGTCTTCTCCGCCGGCTCCCACCCCGCGGTCCTCGGGCGCAAGCACGTGCCGTGGGACCACGACCTGACGATCGCGTGCGGCGGCGCGACGGTGCAGCCCGGCGACGTGATCGTCGGCGACGACGACGGAGTGATCGTCATCCCCCGCGCGATCGTCGACGAGGTCGTCGATGCGGCGCTCGCACAGGAGGACGAGGATGCCTGGATCGCGCAGCGCGTCGCGGAGGGACATCCGATCGAGGGGCTCTTCCCGATGAACGCCGACTGGCGCACCCGCTATGCCGCATCGTGGACGAGCGACGAGGAGGAGGCGCGATGA
- a CDS encoding GntR family transcriptional regulator: protein MSDTAAASHTVDLPGTTAPSMSKSQQAYHWVKERIAAQEFSPGYRLVLGTIATDLDMSVVPVREAIRQLEAEGLVTFERNVGARVSMVDDSQYRFSMQALSILEGTATALAARRLTADDVAAARRINELMIETLDHFDPKAFTRLNQEFHSALYGKCANPRVLELVEGEWARLGHLRDSTFSFVPGRAAESVREHESILQLIENSAPLGEIEKAARRHRSATLDAYMIHEHPDETLGLPAF, encoded by the coding sequence ATGAGCGACACCGCAGCGGCATCGCACACCGTGGATCTGCCGGGCACGACCGCACCGAGCATGAGCAAGTCGCAGCAGGCCTACCACTGGGTCAAGGAGCGCATCGCTGCGCAGGAGTTCAGCCCCGGATACCGGCTGGTGCTCGGCACGATCGCGACCGACCTCGACATGAGCGTCGTGCCGGTACGCGAGGCGATCCGCCAGCTCGAGGCGGAGGGCCTCGTGACCTTCGAGCGCAACGTCGGCGCGCGTGTCTCGATGGTCGACGACTCGCAGTACCGCTTCTCGATGCAGGCGCTGTCGATCCTCGAGGGCACGGCCACGGCGCTCGCCGCGCGCCGCCTCACCGCCGACGACGTCGCCGCGGCCCGCCGCATCAACGAGCTCATGATCGAGACGCTCGACCACTTCGATCCGAAGGCCTTCACGCGCCTCAACCAGGAGTTCCACTCGGCGCTCTACGGCAAGTGCGCGAACCCCCGCGTGCTCGAGCTCGTGGAGGGCGAGTGGGCGCGGCTCGGGCATCTGCGCGACTCCACGTTCAGCTTCGTCCCCGGTCGCGCCGCCGAGTCGGTGCGCGAGCACGAGAGCATCCTGCAGCTCATCGAGAATTCCGCCCCCCTCGGCGAGATCGAGAAGGCCGCCCGGCGACACCGCTCGGCCACGCTCGACGCCTACATGATCCACGAGCACCCCGACGAGACCCTCGGTCTCCCGGCGTTCTGA